ATCTAGGGAAAATTGGAGTTATTATATCTGGTAAAATTTTATTAAAGTCAATAAATAGATATAAAGAATATTTTAAAAATATATCTATGCATATCGCTGCTTCTTGTCCCTTATATTTATCGGATCAAGATATTCCTAAAGAGATCTTAAAAAGAGAAAAAAATATTCAGGAAAATATTGCAAAAAAAACTGGAAAAAATTCTCATGTATTAAAATCTATTGTAAATGGACGTATGAACAAATTTAAGGATAAAATTACATTATTACGTCAAAATTTTATTTTGGATCCTAAAACAAAAATAAGTGATTTTTTAAGTAGAAATTCTATTTTTATTAATTCTTTTGTGCGTTTTCAAGTAGGAGAGCATTTATAAATTATTATTTATATTTAATAATATAAATGTTTTATTTAAATTTATTATAAAATGTTTTTATATTACTTAACAGTAAAAATATAATATAGGTATTTATAATTTATTATGAAAAAAAAAATTAAATATAATCGAATTTTATTGAAAATTAGTGGAGAATTCTTAAAAGGAAATCATGAATGTAGTATAAATGTTGTATTTATTGAAAAATTAATTATACAAATAAAAAAATTACTAAAATTAGGTATTCAAATTGGATTAGTAATTGGAGGGGGGAATTTATTTAGAGGGTCTGATTTAGAAAAAATTGGAATGAGAAGAACAATATCAGATCAAATTGGAATGTTATCAACTGTAATTAATGGTTTATCTATATATGAATTATTGTATAAGAATAACATTAAAACTAGAATTTTTTCATCTTCTAATTTAGAAGGAGTTTGTGAGCGTTATAGATTAGATGAAGTTAATAAAGCTTTAGATGATGGTTATATTGTTATTTTTTGTTTTGGTCTTGGTATTCCATTTTTTACTACTGATTCTGCTGCTTGTATATATGGAATTGAAATAAAAGCAGATATTTTTTTAAAAGGTACAAAAGTAAATGGAGTTTATTCATCTGATCCATTTATTAATCCGCTTGCTACACTGTATAAAAAACTAAAATACAAAGAAGTTTTACAAAAAAAAATAAAAGTTATGGATGATACATCATTAATTTTAGCTCAGGAACATAAATTACCAATTATAGTTTTCAATATGTATAATCCTGTAATTTTATATGATTTAATAATAGGTAAAGATGGAATTGGAACTTTAATTTCAATATAAAATATTAATAATTTTTTTATATTAGTGAGAGAATAATACTATGATAAATACAATACAAGAAAAAGTTTATATTAGAATGAATAAATGTTTTCTTTTATTTCAAAATGATTTAAATAAAATTCGCACAAATCATGTTACTACTTCATTATTAGATGATATTTTTATAGATTATTATGGTACATCTACACCTTTAAATCAGTTATCTAGTATAACTATTGAAAATTACAATACATTAAAGATTACACTTTTTGATATTTCTATAAAAAATATTGTTGAAAAATCTATTATGAATTCTAAATTAGGATTAAATCCAATTTCTTCTGATTCTTGTATTAGAGTTCCCGTACCAAAAATAACGGAATCAAGAAGAAAAGATTTAATTAAAGTTATTAGAAATGATACAGAAAATGCTCGTATATTTATTAGAAATATAAGACGAGAGGCAAATGATCATATTAAATCTTTATTAAAGAAAAAAGAAATAACTCAAGATTTAGAGAAAGAAGCTAAACAAAATATTCAAAAAAATACAAATTTATTTATTAAAAAAATAAATTCTATTTTAGCAATGAAAGAAAAAGAATTATTAACAATTTGATCAAGTTACATATAATAAATTTTGATAATAAAATTCTTTATATTTAAAATTATAAAATTTATTAATTAATATACTTAAATATTTTATATAGGAATATAGTAAAAAATGTTATTTAAAAAAATTTTTTTTATATATTTTTTATTTTTTTCTTTATCTGTTTCTGCAACTAAAATAAATAATATTAGATATATTACAATACACGGGGTTCAAAATATATCTCCTGATAATATTATAAAAATTTTTTCATCTAATTCATTTAATAGTGATAAATCAATTAATATATCTGATAAAATTAAATATTTATTTGATACAAATATTTTTAATAAAATTAGCGCATCAAAGTTTAGAGATACATTAATTATTTTAGTAAAAGAATTTCCGTTCATTAGTAAGATTAGTATTTGTGGTAATAAAAATATTTCAGACCAGTATTTTACTGCATTGCTTAAAAAATTTAATCTACAAGAAAGAAAATATTTTAATACTGTTAACTTTAAGAATTTTTTTTATTTTTTAAGAAAAAAATATGAAGAAAAAGGATATTTTAATGTTCGCTGTAAAGTAATTAAAATACAATTACCTAATAATAAATTGCATTTAAAAATTGTGATTCAAGAAGGATCTGTATCATCTGTATCAAATATTTTTATTGAAGGTAATAATTATTTTTCAAAAAAAAGTTTATTAAAACATGCATCTACATATAACGATAGTCTTTTGTGGAATTTTTTTTTATATCATACATATGATAGTTTTAAATTTAAAAAATCATTACATGATTTATATAATTTTTATATAAATAACGGATACTATGATTTTAGAATTAATAAAATAAAAAAATATTTATCTAAAAATAGAAAAAATATTTATATAAAAATTAATCTTTATGAAGGAAAACAATATAAGATTAAAAAAATTTTTATGAATAAATTTAGTGAATTATACAATTATAAAAAAACATATAAAATTGTTCATAGTTTGTTAAATACTTATTATAATAAACATACTGTTAATCATATAAAAAAAAAAGTTAAGGATAATTTTTTAAAATTAGGATTATTAAATTGTGATGTTTTTTTTCATTTTGATATTGATAAAAAAGATAAAAGAGTATTTTTGTATTTTTTAACTGATTTTAAAGAAACATATTTTATTAACAAAATTTTTTATACAGGTAATACTAATATACAAAATAATTTTATAAATAGTTTTATTAGTAAAGGTAAAGATAATTTTTTTGACATTAATGTTGTTAAAAATTATTGTGGAAATTTATTTGATACTGGTTTATTTCATAAAATAAAAGTACTTGTAAATAAACAAGTAGGTAGTAAAAATTTATTAAATATTTATCTCTTTTTTATAGAAAATAAAAATACTAGAGATGTAAATATCTCTACTAACGTTGAAAAAGAAAGAGGGCTGTTATTACGATTGCTTTTTATTGAAAAAAATTTAATTGGAACTGGAACCGAATTATATGTTAAAATTTTAAAAAATTTCTCTGATACAAATATAAATATTTGTTCAATAAAACGATTAGGGTTATTAAAAAATTTTTTTTTAAAATCAGATGCTTTTTTAAATTCTTTTAAGAAAAAGTATTTTGACTCAAATAGTCATATTAATAAAATATATGGTTTTTATACGTCTATATATACACCATTTATTAAAAATAAAAAATTTTCTATTTCTTGTGGTTATGAAAAAATACAAGTATTAAATAATATTTTACATGTTTCTTTATTAGAATATTTATTATCACTTCCAAAAGATTTTTTTTTAAATTATAAAACAAATAATTTTTTTATTAATGATTTTTTTATTAAATATATGTTTGATTTCAACAATATAAAAGAAAAAGATTTTCTTAAAATGGGTATACATGCAAAATTTTTAGGTAAATTAATATTACCTTTTTCTAATAATTTTTATCATAAAATTTTTTTTAGTTTAAATCAGTATCTTCCGTTAGAAAGTGTATATAATATTATGTTACATAATTATATAGAGTTTGGTTCTGGTTTTGCGATAGGTAAATATATTATACCATTTTATGAAAATTATAAATTTT
The nucleotide sequence above comes from Buchnera aphidicola (Cinara curvipes). Encoded proteins:
- the pyrH gene encoding UMP kinase — translated: MKKKIKYNRILLKISGEFLKGNHECSINVVFIEKLIIQIKKLLKLGIQIGLVIGGGNLFRGSDLEKIGMRRTISDQIGMLSTVINGLSIYELLYKNNIKTRIFSSSNLEGVCERYRLDEVNKALDDGYIVIFCFGLGIPFFTTDSAACIYGIEIKADIFLKGTKVNGVYSSDPFINPLATLYKKLKYKEVLQKKIKVMDDTSLILAQEHKLPIIVFNMYNPVILYDLIIGKDGIGTLISI
- the frr gene encoding ribosome recycling factor, whose amino-acid sequence is MINTIQEKVYIRMNKCFLLFQNDLNKIRTNHVTTSLLDDIFIDYYGTSTPLNQLSSITIENYNTLKITLFDISIKNIVEKSIMNSKLGLNPISSDSCIRVPVPKITESRRKDLIKVIRNDTENARIFIRNIRREANDHIKSLLKKKEITQDLEKEAKQNIQKNTNLFIKKINSILAMKEKELLTI
- the bamA gene encoding outer membrane protein assembly factor BamA, which encodes MLFKKIFFIYFLFFSLSVSATKINNIRYITIHGVQNISPDNIIKIFSSNSFNSDKSINISDKIKYLFDTNIFNKISASKFRDTLIILVKEFPFISKISICGNKNISDQYFTALLKKFNLQERKYFNTVNFKNFFYFLRKKYEEKGYFNVRCKVIKIQLPNNKLHLKIVIQEGSVSSVSNIFIEGNNYFSKKSLLKHASTYNDSLLWNFFLYHTYDSFKFKKSLHDLYNFYINNGYYDFRINKIKKYLSKNRKNIYIKINLYEGKQYKIKKIFMNKFSELYNYKKTYKIVHSLLNTYYNKHTVNHIKKKVKDNFLKLGLLNCDVFFHFDIDKKDKRVFLYFLTDFKETYFINKIFYTGNTNIQNNFINSFISKGKDNFFDINVVKNYCGNLFDTGLFHKIKVLVNKQVGSKNLLNIYLFFIENKNTRDVNISTNVEKERGLLLRLLFIEKNLIGTGTELYVKILKNFSDTNINICSIKRLGLLKNFFLKSDAFLNSFKKKYFDSNSHINKIYGFYTSIYTPFIKNKKFSISCGYEKIQVLNNILHVSLLEYLLSLPKDFFLNYKTNNFFINDFFIKYMFDFNNIKEKDFLKMGIHAKFLGKLILPFSNNFYHKIFFSLNQYLPLESVYNIMLHNYIEFGSGFAIGKYIIPFYENYKFYKKKLKSGFNDNSIGPTAIYYKNNIDKHFNDKEKVKSNFFPSTEFIGGDMMLHANTELLFPPFKISKKFLKSFQSGIFIDAVNIWNTKWKNRTFLYSIKNSLKFSDPGQVHLSLGTFFHLDSFFGPITFTFALPLYPYNIYNHCVNRFSVDLK